From Eschrichtius robustus isolate mEscRob2 chromosome 7, mEscRob2.pri, whole genome shotgun sequence, a single genomic window includes:
- the MAP10 gene encoding microtubule-associated protein 10 isoform X2 codes for MAAALSERLFSLELLVDWVRLEAGLPPPPVVAAEEQEEEEASPPRSSRGLCPAVAFRLLDFPTLLVYPPGGPAAPAPELRPGLVGFGRGKSCLFRLQPATLHRLLLRAPLYTLLLQLPPGRPTPAPQLLGACSISLAAAAHKVLGPAASGCSQGHRGSFPLQNQAGERIGHIALRYRLTDLGSSLLGHLERPVASTGGGVEVSPQTLQENQQLRQPDSEPSPRDADKPLVDVKISTAGKDLKEGVFHSKANSDYTASVENGKTNCVICSKGSSERSVSPQNQEVTELDIETNIICPPPLYYTHVTQEKTPPKQGEITIEPQMNAREELDGTFPEEKLVNPPTHTNLPEHTNFATRERPPVLIHPAHIQDVGASNQTTYHPQTEQNKINTVRQLPLLSALLVELSLLYNQPMASPTHIHPHLAWLYRTEDEKSPESSAKSTCKSESKDKLSLGENEKSVSLQYKKNQTENHKKGKYFEKKGGVPPKRVPRGKLLYGLTNTLKLRLKQTNPDMLIVHEKREQYRKMQAQMLGAKLRIPSSKVKILTFAEQPQKPHQLPKDKFLDSDASFAENSNTSKQISVVFDDPSTTKETKLKCATEKTVDDLLEEIVSPAHSIVSERFIHTNILGRRVEVKVQSPGDFQRVAVVDRIVEDKEIDDKQVKITSNDILTADMNENNPSTSSCSESISELKYSDDFTSPCCSEDTSRILQARDSSPGTENPKHSQQTSKSSETRLSIRKNSSEKSSILSPPFSAGSPVLSYKRFHISKAQDKSLEEVSNISSSDFSSSHWTEEKENQRDQNSMHNAKVLKRNQAIPTKRKTRTGCKSSEKSQSPWTSQDSTIKSDKIDHGITL; via the exons ATGGCGGCCGCGCTGTCCGAGCGGCTCTTCTCGTTGGAGCTGCTCGTAGACTGGGTGCGCCTTGAAGCCGGGCTGCCGCCGCCGCCCGTGGTCGCGgcggaggagcaggaggaggaggaggcgtcGCCGCCGCGGTCCTCGCGCGGCCTGTGCCCCGCCGTGGCCTTCCGCCTGCTGGACTTCCCCACGCTGCTGGTTTACCCTCCCGGcggccccgccgcccccgccccggaaCTTCGGCCCGGCCTGGTCGGCTTCGGTCGCGGCAAGTCCTGTCTCTTCCGCCTGCAGCCCGCCACCCTGCACCGCCTGCTCCTTCGGGCTCCGCTTTACACCTTGCTGCTGCAGCTGCCCCCCGGGCGCCCGACCCCTGCCCCGCAGCTCCTGGGGGCCTGCAGCATCTCTCTGGCCGCCGCGGCCCACAAGGTCCTGGGGCCCGCCGCCTCCGGCTGCTCCCAGGGTCATCGGGGAAGTTTCCCTCTGCAAAACCAAGCGGGGGAGCGGATTGGGCACATTGCCCTGCGCTACCGCCTGACTGACCTGGGAAGCAGCTTGCTGGGCCATCTGGAGAGGCCAGTCGCTTCCACAGGAGGTGGAGTGGAGGTCAGTCCCCAAACCTTGCAGGAAAACCAGCAGCTGCGGCAGCCAGACTCAGAGCCAAGCCCAAGAGATGCTGATAAGCCTCTGGTGGATGTAAAAATCTCAACGGCAGGGAAGGATTTGAAGGAGGGAGTCTTCCACAGCAAGGCCAACTCTGATTACACGGCTTCTGTGGAGAATGGCAAAACCAACTGCGTTATTTGTTCAAAGGGTAGCAGTGAGAGGAGTGTTAGCCCCCAAAATCAGGAAGTCACAGAGTTAGACATTGAAACCAACATAATTTGCCCTCCTCCTCTGTATTACACTCATGTGACCCAAGAAAAGACACCTCCTAAACAGGGTGAAATCACCATTGAGCCTCAAATGAACGCACGTGAGGAATTGGATGGTACTTTTCCGGAAGAAAAACTTGTAAATCCCCCAACACATACTAATCTTCCAGAACATACAAATTTTGCAACACGTGAGAGGCCTCCAGTGCTTATACATCCTGCACATATTCAGGATGTAGGAGCCAGTAACCAAACTACTTACCATCCTCAAACTGAACAAAACAAGATCAATACTGTAAGGCAGCTGCCTTTGTTAAGTGCTTTGTTGGTTGAGTTGTCCTTGTTATACAACCAACCCATGGCAAGCCCTACTCATATACATCCTCATTTAGCCTGGCTATATAGAACTGAGGACGAGAAGTCACCAGAATCTTCTGCCAAATCCACATGTAAATCTGAATCTAAGGATAAGCTTTCTCTGGGGGAAAATGAAAAGTCAGTGAGTCTTCAGtataaaaagaaccaaactgAAAATCATAAGAAaggtaaatattttgaaaagaaaggtGGTGTCCCCCCCAAAAGAGTTCCAAGGGGGAAGCTACTTTATGGCTTAACAAACACACTTAAGCTACGTTTAAAGCAAACAAATCCTGATATGTTGATAGTACACGAAAAGAGAGAACAGTATAGAAAAATGCAAGCACAAATGTTAGGTGCAAAACTCAGAATTCCATCATCCAAAGTTAAGATACTAACTTTTGCAGAACAACCTCAGAAGCCACATCAACTGCCTAAAGATAAGTTTTTAGACTCAGATGCATCTTTTGCTGAAAATAGCAATACCTCAAAGCAAATTAGTGTAGTTTTTGATGACCCCAGCACAACTAAAGAAACTAAACTGAAATGTGCAACTGAAAAGACAGTTGATGATTTATTGGAAGAAATTGTGAGTCCTGCACATTCCATTGTCTCAGAAAGGTTTATTCATACAAATATTTTGGGCAGAAGAGTGGAAGTGAAAGTCCAAAGTCCAGGTGATTTCCAACGGGTCGCAGTAGTTGACAGAATTgtagaagataaagaaatagatGATAAACAGGTCAAAATCACTTCTAATGACATTCTTACTGCTGATATGAATGAAAATAATCCAAGTACAAGTAGTTGCTCTGAAAGCATCTCAGAACTAAAGTACTCAGATGACTTCACCAGTCCTTGCTGTTCTGAAGACACCAGCAGAATTTTACAAGCTCGTGATAGCAGTCCGGGGACAGAAAATCCAAAACATAGTCAACAGACAAGTAAGTCCAGTGAAACAAGGTTGTCCATAAGGAAAAATAGCAGTGAAAAGAGTTCTATTCTTAGCCCACCTTTTTCAGCTGGATCCCCAGTACTCTCATATAAAAGATTTCATATTTCAAAGGCTCAGGATAAAAGTTTGGAGGAAGTGTCTAATATCTCTAGCAGTGATTTCTCTTCATCACACTggactgaggaaaaagaaaaccagagagaCCAAAATAGTATGCATAATGCTAAAGTTCTAAAGAGGAATCAAGCCATCCCTACTAAACGTAAAACAAGAACAGGTTGCAAGTCCTCAGAAAAAAGCCAGTCACCTTGGACATCTCAA GATTCTACCATTAAATCTGACAAGATTGATCATGGGATCACCTTATAA
- the MAP10 gene encoding microtubule-associated protein 10 isoform X1: MAAALSERLFSLELLVDWVRLEAGLPPPPVVAAEEQEEEEASPPRSSRGLCPAVAFRLLDFPTLLVYPPGGPAAPAPELRPGLVGFGRGKSCLFRLQPATLHRLLLRAPLYTLLLQLPPGRPTPAPQLLGACSISLAAAAHKVLGPAASGCSQGHRGSFPLQNQAGERIGHIALRYRLTDLGSSLLGHLERPVASTGGGVEVSPQTLQENQQLRQPDSEPSPRDADKPLVDVKISTAGKDLKEGVFHSKANSDYTASVENGKTNCVICSKGSSERSVSPQNQEVTELDIETNIICPPPLYYTHVTQEKTPPKQGEITIEPQMNAREELDGTFPEEKLVNPPTHTNLPEHTNFATRERPPVLIHPAHIQDVGASNQTTYHPQTEQNKINTVRQLPLLSALLVELSLLYNQPMASPTHIHPHLAWLYRTEDEKSPESSAKSTCKSESKDKLSLGENEKSVSLQYKKNQTENHKKGKYFEKKGGVPPKRVPRGKLLYGLTNTLKLRLKQTNPDMLIVHEKREQYRKMQAQMLGAKLRIPSSKVKILTFAEQPQKPHQLPKDKFLDSDASFAENSNTSKQISVVFDDPSTTKETKLKCATEKTVDDLLEEIVSPAHSIVSERFIHTNILGRRVEVKVQSPGDFQRVAVVDRIVEDKEIDDKQVKITSNDILTADMNENNPSTSSCSESISELKYSDDFTSPCCSEDTSRILQARDSSPGTENPKHSQQTSKSSETRLSIRKNSSEKSSILSPPFSAGSPVLSYKRFHISKAQDKSLEEVSNISSSDFSSSHWTEEKENQRDQNSMHNAKVLKRNQAIPTKRKTRTGCKSSEKSQSPWTSQVSSYLPSNLSELELNVLDSSTLDHFEEDNDDLGSLNISKQCKDICQLVINKLPGYTV, translated from the coding sequence ATGGCGGCCGCGCTGTCCGAGCGGCTCTTCTCGTTGGAGCTGCTCGTAGACTGGGTGCGCCTTGAAGCCGGGCTGCCGCCGCCGCCCGTGGTCGCGgcggaggagcaggaggaggaggaggcgtcGCCGCCGCGGTCCTCGCGCGGCCTGTGCCCCGCCGTGGCCTTCCGCCTGCTGGACTTCCCCACGCTGCTGGTTTACCCTCCCGGcggccccgccgcccccgccccggaaCTTCGGCCCGGCCTGGTCGGCTTCGGTCGCGGCAAGTCCTGTCTCTTCCGCCTGCAGCCCGCCACCCTGCACCGCCTGCTCCTTCGGGCTCCGCTTTACACCTTGCTGCTGCAGCTGCCCCCCGGGCGCCCGACCCCTGCCCCGCAGCTCCTGGGGGCCTGCAGCATCTCTCTGGCCGCCGCGGCCCACAAGGTCCTGGGGCCCGCCGCCTCCGGCTGCTCCCAGGGTCATCGGGGAAGTTTCCCTCTGCAAAACCAAGCGGGGGAGCGGATTGGGCACATTGCCCTGCGCTACCGCCTGACTGACCTGGGAAGCAGCTTGCTGGGCCATCTGGAGAGGCCAGTCGCTTCCACAGGAGGTGGAGTGGAGGTCAGTCCCCAAACCTTGCAGGAAAACCAGCAGCTGCGGCAGCCAGACTCAGAGCCAAGCCCAAGAGATGCTGATAAGCCTCTGGTGGATGTAAAAATCTCAACGGCAGGGAAGGATTTGAAGGAGGGAGTCTTCCACAGCAAGGCCAACTCTGATTACACGGCTTCTGTGGAGAATGGCAAAACCAACTGCGTTATTTGTTCAAAGGGTAGCAGTGAGAGGAGTGTTAGCCCCCAAAATCAGGAAGTCACAGAGTTAGACATTGAAACCAACATAATTTGCCCTCCTCCTCTGTATTACACTCATGTGACCCAAGAAAAGACACCTCCTAAACAGGGTGAAATCACCATTGAGCCTCAAATGAACGCACGTGAGGAATTGGATGGTACTTTTCCGGAAGAAAAACTTGTAAATCCCCCAACACATACTAATCTTCCAGAACATACAAATTTTGCAACACGTGAGAGGCCTCCAGTGCTTATACATCCTGCACATATTCAGGATGTAGGAGCCAGTAACCAAACTACTTACCATCCTCAAACTGAACAAAACAAGATCAATACTGTAAGGCAGCTGCCTTTGTTAAGTGCTTTGTTGGTTGAGTTGTCCTTGTTATACAACCAACCCATGGCAAGCCCTACTCATATACATCCTCATTTAGCCTGGCTATATAGAACTGAGGACGAGAAGTCACCAGAATCTTCTGCCAAATCCACATGTAAATCTGAATCTAAGGATAAGCTTTCTCTGGGGGAAAATGAAAAGTCAGTGAGTCTTCAGtataaaaagaaccaaactgAAAATCATAAGAAaggtaaatattttgaaaagaaaggtGGTGTCCCCCCCAAAAGAGTTCCAAGGGGGAAGCTACTTTATGGCTTAACAAACACACTTAAGCTACGTTTAAAGCAAACAAATCCTGATATGTTGATAGTACACGAAAAGAGAGAACAGTATAGAAAAATGCAAGCACAAATGTTAGGTGCAAAACTCAGAATTCCATCATCCAAAGTTAAGATACTAACTTTTGCAGAACAACCTCAGAAGCCACATCAACTGCCTAAAGATAAGTTTTTAGACTCAGATGCATCTTTTGCTGAAAATAGCAATACCTCAAAGCAAATTAGTGTAGTTTTTGATGACCCCAGCACAACTAAAGAAACTAAACTGAAATGTGCAACTGAAAAGACAGTTGATGATTTATTGGAAGAAATTGTGAGTCCTGCACATTCCATTGTCTCAGAAAGGTTTATTCATACAAATATTTTGGGCAGAAGAGTGGAAGTGAAAGTCCAAAGTCCAGGTGATTTCCAACGGGTCGCAGTAGTTGACAGAATTgtagaagataaagaaatagatGATAAACAGGTCAAAATCACTTCTAATGACATTCTTACTGCTGATATGAATGAAAATAATCCAAGTACAAGTAGTTGCTCTGAAAGCATCTCAGAACTAAAGTACTCAGATGACTTCACCAGTCCTTGCTGTTCTGAAGACACCAGCAGAATTTTACAAGCTCGTGATAGCAGTCCGGGGACAGAAAATCCAAAACATAGTCAACAGACAAGTAAGTCCAGTGAAACAAGGTTGTCCATAAGGAAAAATAGCAGTGAAAAGAGTTCTATTCTTAGCCCACCTTTTTCAGCTGGATCCCCAGTACTCTCATATAAAAGATTTCATATTTCAAAGGCTCAGGATAAAAGTTTGGAGGAAGTGTCTAATATCTCTAGCAGTGATTTCTCTTCATCACACTggactgaggaaaaagaaaaccagagagaCCAAAATAGTATGCATAATGCTAAAGTTCTAAAGAGGAATCAAGCCATCCCTACTAAACGTAAAACAAGAACAGGTTGCAAGTCCTCAGAAAAAAGCCAGTCACCTTGGACATCTCAAGTGAGTTCTTATCTGCCTTCTAATTTGTCAGAACTAGAACTTAATGTCCTGGATAGCAGTACATTAGATCACTTCGAAGaagacaatgatgaccttggttCACTAAACATTTCCAAGCAATGCAAAGATATTTGCCAATTAGTAATAAATAAACTTCCAGGATATACAGTGTGA